Within Oreochromis aureus strain Israel breed Guangdong linkage group 19, ZZ_aureus, whole genome shotgun sequence, the genomic segment ATGAGGAATGTTTCCCTTCCCCTAAACAATATTGTTTTCTGTGGCTTTCTGTGGCTTGCTACCAATTTACTGTACTAAATAAATACCAAGAGTCAAGTATCATATCTTTTGGGAATatccacaacaacaaaaaagagaaCTACTGCAAGCAGAGACACAAGAATTGAACAATATACAATAACATTTCTCTGTGATAttctatatttagcacaaagcAACATAAAGTATATAAatgtcaatatttatttatttttagtaacACTAACCCTAGCAATAGAAAAAAAGCATGTTCAGCGATGATAGTTTGAtcatataaatgctaaaacagTCTCCTTTGTTGCTTTTTCTTATAAAATTCATTAAGTAATTTTCATGATAAATTCGTATTACTGCCTGGACCTAGTTTGAACCGCTCCACCTGCAGCAACTCTGAGCCTAATGCATGATGTTTTAATAAGGCGGTGGTGTCCCTGTTGGTCGTTCCTTGTAACTACACCAGATCTGTCTTGAATTGAGCCTATTTCTCTCGGTTTTTCCCCTCTAAACCAAAATCACATGATGCCTTTTTGTCATATGACACTGATGAGTGGGCTGATTCCCCTGACAGCGTACTCtatgaaaacaaaggaaacGCTGCCACATTTCAGGGATGAGATGCTGTAGACAAACATTGTTTGGGGGCTGCAGTCGGTAATCTGGAGCATGGACTGTCGGGGAGTTCTGGCTGCGATCGCCGCCGCTTGTTTCATAGGTAAGTGGAGTGGCTTGTACCGTTAACGAAACAGCGGCGGTAATCCTATAAACCAAGGGTCTAATACAGAGATTTACTCTATAGTATGAAAAAAAGCATGAAGTCACCTTAGGTTAATTCACTACTGAAAAGTGAATCAGTAGCTCTGCTTGGAGTTCTTATGTTGTTGCATCATGTAATTTAGACTTTGTTCAAAGCAAAACTTTATTACACACACTTTTCTTTGCACCAGGACATCATAATGAAATTAATACACTGGCTCACTGTATTTCCGTGGTACTTTAAAGTGGTATTATTgcttttgtatttctgttaatataattttattcgTTTTTACAAACTCCCTGACTTGTAATTCAAGAAGCACATCTATTTGGGAGAGAACTGCTGCCAACCCAGAGGAGACTGGAGCTGAgaaatcatatgaccccctttcTGAATAATTGCATTTCATGAGGAGGATGGCTCCTATTCAAGAAAGCAGTTAAGCGCAAGGCTTATGTGATTACTACCACAATATGGGCTCTGTTTTGCTGATGTGCCTATACCTGTTGCccccaccttttttttctttccctgttGGATAAACTTTTTGTAAAATCATTCAGCTATAGTTGATTGAAGAAGTGCTTCCTCTTTTAATAAAGGCAATGCAGCAAGGTTGGAAAGGCTCTCAGGTCACTCATCCACTTgctaacatttatttttcatactTCTGTTGTGTCCCTGAGGCTGTGTCCCAGCTCAGTGCGTGTCTAGGGAGGAGGGACATGAGGGTTCATCCTCAGTCCACAGCAACATTTCAAAGCAGGAGACTGAATCATGGAGAGATGCAGGGAGACTTAGTTtaaattatggttattatttGCAATACTAATAAATAAACGAAAACATTCAAAGAAAAGGTATGCAGGAGGGACCCCCCCCCAAATTTTTGCTTACACTGTTTGTATTAATTATTAGTGATTATACCacatatttttgcttttatgcaCTCGAGCCACAACCTTTTCACTACATTTAGGTACTTTTGAACCTTTTTAAGACAGCTGACCGCAGATAAACGATTGTGTCCTTCCTTCTCAGGCATAGTGGTGAGCCAGACCACACTTACTCCTGCTGTGACAGATACCACTCTCATCGAAAATGTGACCAGTCTGACTCCGACACCCGTGATTTTCAGCAGCACCACCTCAGGCTGCTTCGCTTTTAACCTTTCTGCTTGTGAGCCATGTGCACCGGGGTCACAGTACGACAACAGTGAGTCAGTGACTATCATCtgccatttctttattttatgatACTTATAAATATGCTATATTTAATGTCTCTCACTTTCTTTAATGTCCTTTCTCTTTATTGAGTACCTGCCCTGGCTTTTGTTGATATTAAAATAAGGTGTACGatattaaagcagcaaaaatgaagAGTAAAATCAACTTTTTGTCCCCCAGACACCCTTCTGTGCACGTGCTGTCCTGACTCAGGGCGGTGTGTATTTCCTGGCGCATGCCTGCCATGCACCAGAGGATTTTATCAGCCACTAGCTGGACAGCAGCGGTGCCTACCTTGCAGCCGGGGCTTCTACACCAAGTAAAGACTCATTTTGCTCCAGCAAATTCAAACttcactttttctctctctttttaaataGAAATCAAGCGTTTACATCACTAATAATTTTTTCATATGCTGTATCCACTTCAGTTTCACTGGAAGTCCATTATGTCGCCCCTGCCCTCCTGGGTCCTTCAACAATAACACTGGTGAAGACTCTTGCACAAGTTGCTCACCAGGTTTGTTTATCTAGCAGTCACTCATTGTTGTTTTCTATATCAGAAAACAGAGAGTGTTGATTCCCATACATATgctataaatgtaaaatattgcTATAAAATACACACAACTTAAAGAGAAAGGCACGCTTtatgctttttattattttctgttaCAAAACAATGGATCCTTTTAATGGATGCAGTTTCAAATAATAGCTTAAAGTTCAGGCTTCAGACTCCTCTAAACATTTGCTCTGTAGCTTTTCCGTATGATGTCACTCGGAGGTGATATCTGTATTATGGTTATCTCAGGAAATTTGAACAGGTCCCCTTAAAGCCTACATTAGTATACATTGATATCTATAACTTAAAAGCACAAATTATGTATATATCTGTTCTGTTTTTAGGTTTCTTTTCATCGCAGGGTAATTCTACTTCATGTAAACCATGTGCACAAGGACGTTTTTGCAAGTAAGTTGGACCTGATTGCTGCTGGGACtgcatttctgtttctgtgtccatttttctgttttgttgttgttgccctGTAACTGAGCAGAACTCAGTGTTTGAAAAATAACTTATCTAACCACCAAACTGAGCATCACATGCTTTCATCTCATGGTTCTGAGTTGCCTGCACAGTTGCacgccacacaaacacacccacgtgcacagacacacacaggactaGCTACTCACTGTCTGCTTTGAGTAATCTGCAGCTGGCACAAAGTCACGAATGGCATGCACAGCCCTGTTTAAGTGGTTTATGTGACCCCTATTGAAATGAATGTAGTTTTGATTCATGACAAAAATGCATTATCACTCCATTACAGTTCAAGATATGGTTACAGTGGGCTAATAC encodes:
- the si:dkey-21a6.5 gene encoding tumor necrosis factor receptor superfamily member 9, producing MDCRGVLAAIAAACFIGIVVSQTTLTPAVTDTTLIENVTSLTPTPVIFSSTTSGCFAFNLSACEPCAPGSQYDNNTLLCTCCPDSGRCVFPGACLPCTRGFYQPLAGQQRCLPCSRGFYTNFTGSPLCRPCPPGSFNNNTGEDSCTSCSPGFFSSQGNSTSCKPCAQGRFCNSSGCTQCQMCPGGTESLQAAAKDCSPCRPGMYKAAHQNMCQICSSGYFQIRWGQESCDICPENHYCPSPDVNPIQCPSDAFCPEGSLAPGYCMETFFRKAGDTCELAPVTIALLVIGGGVALLFIILMLLRRRRETDGELTVARAPLLRKERPQGRYYGLPCDAEPVYAGW